Proteins encoded together in one Bacteroides zoogleoformans window:
- the hutI gene encoding imidazolonepropionase has translation MKDLIIFNARVVTPVGFSARCGGEMGELRIIDNATVEVTDGIITYVGENRGEDRDGHYRHYWHYNARGRCLLPGFVDSHTHFVFGGERAEEFSWRLKGESYMAIMERGGGIVSTVKATRASNFVRLRSKAEGFLKQMSAMGVTTVEGKSGYGLDKETELLQLRVMRSLHQDEQKRVDVVSTFLGAHAVPPEYSGHTDEYVDYLIQEVMPCVVRNNLAEFCDVFCERGVFSIEQSRRLLLAAKEMGLALKLHADEIVPLGGAGLAAELSAVSADHLLHASDGDIRAMADKGVVATLLPLTAFALKEPYARGREMIDAGCAVALATDLNPGSCFSGSIPLTFALACIYMKMSIEEAITALTLNGAAALNRADSIGSIEVGKKGDLVVLNTDNYHFLPYYIGMNCVDTTIKEGVLYPAP, from the coding sequence ATGAAAGACCTGATCATCTTTAACGCCCGCGTGGTAACTCCCGTCGGTTTCTCCGCCCGCTGCGGCGGAGAGATGGGAGAACTGCGCATCATCGACAACGCCACGGTGGAGGTGACCGACGGCATCATAACCTACGTTGGCGAGAACCGGGGCGAGGACCGTGACGGCCATTACCGTCACTACTGGCATTACAATGCCCGGGGCAGATGTCTGCTTCCCGGCTTTGTGGATTCACATACCCATTTCGTGTTCGGCGGAGAGCGTGCCGAGGAATTTTCCTGGCGCTTGAAGGGAGAGAGCTACATGGCCATCATGGAGCGTGGCGGCGGTATTGTGAGTACGGTGAAAGCCACCCGCGCCTCCAACTTTGTCCGCTTGCGCAGTAAGGCCGAGGGATTTCTGAAGCAGATGAGCGCCATGGGCGTGACCACTGTAGAAGGGAAAAGCGGTTACGGACTGGACAAGGAAACCGAACTGCTGCAACTCCGCGTGATGCGCAGCCTCCATCAGGATGAACAAAAGCGGGTGGACGTCGTTTCCACCTTCCTTGGCGCACATGCCGTTCCGCCTGAGTACAGCGGGCACACCGACGAATATGTGGATTACCTCATCCAAGAAGTGATGCCTTGTGTCGTACGGAACAATCTGGCCGAGTTTTGCGATGTCTTCTGCGAGCGAGGCGTCTTCTCCATCGAGCAGTCCCGCCGCTTGCTGCTTGCCGCCAAAGAGATGGGGCTTGCCTTGAAGCTCCATGCCGACGAAATCGTTCCTTTGGGCGGTGCCGGACTGGCTGCCGAACTTTCCGCCGTCTCTGCCGACCATCTGCTGCATGCTTCCGATGGCGATATCCGGGCCATGGCCGATAAAGGCGTGGTAGCTACCTTGCTTCCGTTGACCGCTTTCGCCTTGAAAGAGCCTTATGCCCGCGGACGGGAGATGATCGATGCCGGTTGCGCCGTGGCGCTTGCCACCGACCTGAATCCGGGCAGTTGTTTTTCCGGTTCCATCCCGCTCACTTTCGCTTTGGCCTGCATCTATATGAAGATGAGCATCGAAGAGGCCATCACTGCCCTGACTTTGAACGGGGCGGCCGCCTTGAACCGTGCAGACAGCATCGGCAGCATCGAGGTGGGCAAGAAGGGAGATTTGGTTGTACTGAACACGGACAACTATCATTTCCTACCTTATTATATAGGGATGAATTGCGTGGATACCACGATTAAAGAGGGAGTTCTCTATCCGGCTCCCTGA
- the ftcD gene encoding glutamate formimidoyltransferase, producing MDKVMECVPNFSEGRDLEKIDKIVAPFRARQGVKLLDYSNDEDHNRMVVTVVGEPEPLRDAVLEAIGVAVRLIDLNKHQGQHPRMGAVDVVPFIPLKNVTMEDAIALSKEVGEEVAKRYDLPVFLYEKSASAPHRENLAAVRKGEFEGMEEKIKQPEWQPDFGPAHRHPTAGAVAVGARMPLIAYNINLSTPSLEIAHDIAKKIRFIGGGLRYCKAMGVELKDRGITQVSINMTDYTRTALYRAFELVRIEARRYGVSIVGSEIIGLVPVEALVDTAAYYLGLENFTMKQVL from the coding sequence ATGGACAAAGTAATGGAGTGCGTCCCCAATTTCAGCGAAGGACGCGATTTGGAGAAGATAGACAAGATTGTGGCCCCTTTCCGTGCCCGTCAAGGTGTGAAACTGCTGGACTACAGCAACGATGAAGACCACAACCGGATGGTGGTCACCGTAGTGGGCGAACCCGAACCGTTGCGCGACGCCGTGTTGGAAGCCATCGGAGTGGCTGTCCGCCTCATCGACCTCAACAAGCATCAAGGTCAGCATCCCCGCATGGGAGCGGTCGACGTGGTGCCTTTCATTCCGCTCAAGAACGTGACGATGGAAGACGCCATCGCACTCTCCAAAGAGGTGGGTGAAGAAGTAGCCAAGCGTTACGACCTGCCCGTCTTCCTGTACGAGAAATCCGCTTCTGCCCCGCATCGCGAGAACCTCGCCGCCGTCCGTAAGGGAGAGTTCGAGGGCATGGAAGAAAAGATAAAACAACCCGAATGGCAGCCCGACTTCGGCCCGGCGCACCGGCATCCCACCGCGGGAGCAGTGGCCGTGGGAGCGCGTATGCCCTTGATTGCCTATAACATCAACCTCAGCACTCCCAGTCTGGAGATAGCCCACGACATCGCCAAGAAGATACGCTTCATCGGCGGCGGCCTGCGCTATTGCAAAGCGATGGGGGTGGAGCTGAAAGACCGCGGCATCACCCAAGTCTCCATCAACATGACGGATTATACCCGCACAGCCCTTTACCGCGCCTTCGAACTGGTTCGCATCGAAGCCCGCCGCTATGGTGTCAGCATCGTAGGCAGTGAAATCATCGGCCTGGTGCCTGTCGAAGCCTTGGTGGACACGGCCGCCTATTACCTGGGACTGGAGAACTTCACGATGAAGCAGGTGCTGTAA
- a CDS encoding cyclodeaminase/cyclohydrolase family protein gives MLVELTLKDFLNKVAGSEPVPGGGSIAALNGAVASALSAMVANLTIGKKGYEPHEELMRHISQVALQRKDAFVEDIDRDSAAYDRVFACFKMPKATDEEKAARSAAIQEATKFAALVPMQVARDAFELMSLITDVARLGNRNAVTDACVAMMSARSAVLGALMNVRINLGSLKDKEFVDKLRDEADELERLACAKERELLDEINQELKV, from the coding sequence ATGTTAGTAGAATTAACACTGAAAGATTTTTTGAATAAGGTGGCGGGCAGTGAACCCGTTCCTGGCGGAGGCAGCATTGCCGCACTGAACGGAGCCGTAGCTTCTGCTTTGTCCGCCATGGTTGCCAATCTTACCATCGGTAAGAAAGGATATGAACCTCACGAAGAACTGATGAGGCATATTTCCCAAGTAGCCTTGCAACGCAAGGATGCGTTTGTCGAAGACATCGACCGCGACTCGGCGGCTTACGACAGGGTGTTTGCCTGCTTCAAGATGCCGAAAGCCACGGACGAAGAGAAAGCCGCACGCAGTGCCGCCATTCAGGAAGCCACCAAGTTTGCGGCCCTTGTTCCGATGCAGGTGGCACGCGACGCTTTCGAGCTGATGTCACTCATCACGGATGTGGCCCGTCTGGGCAACCGTAACGCCGTCACCGATGCCTGTGTAGCCATGATGTCCGCCCGTTCTGCCGTACTCGGTGCGCTGATGAATGTACGCATCAACCTCGGCTCACTGAAGGACAAGGAGTTTGTAGACAAACTCCGCGACGAGGCCGATGAGCTGGAACGTCTTGCCTGTGCCAAGGAGAGAGAATTGCTGGATGAAATCAATCAAGAGCTGAAAGTATGA
- a CDS encoding efflux RND transporter periplasmic adaptor subunit, with translation MKKGFQWMALLAVALLGACSSGKNKVAADQAVEKPKVKLAAVEARPVEQIQEYTATVEAEVKNNIAPASPVRIDKIWVEVGDRVTKGQKLVSMDAANLKQLKFQLDNQEVEFKRIDELYKIGGASRSEWDAAKMNLDIRKTSYNNLLENTSLVSPINGVVTARNYDSGDMYGGGTPVLVVEQITPVKLFVNVSENYFTQVKKGEKVNVRLDVYGDEAFEGTISLIYPTIDSKTRTFPVEIKLANREQRVRPGMFARVTLNFGTKDNVVVPDLAVVKQAGTGDRYIYVYKDGKVFYNKVELGRRMGQEYELISGIPNHSQVVVAGQAKLANGVEVQVDK, from the coding sequence ATGAAGAAAGGTTTTCAATGGATGGCCCTGCTTGCTGTTGCATTGCTGGGGGCTTGCAGCAGTGGAAAGAATAAGGTTGCTGCGGATCAGGCGGTAGAAAAGCCGAAAGTGAAACTGGCAGCAGTGGAAGCTCGCCCTGTGGAGCAGATACAAGAATATACGGCTACGGTAGAGGCGGAGGTGAAGAATAACATTGCCCCGGCATCTCCTGTGCGCATTGACAAAATTTGGGTGGAAGTGGGAGACCGTGTGACCAAAGGTCAGAAATTAGTGAGCATGGATGCCGCCAATCTGAAGCAACTTAAGTTTCAATTGGACAATCAGGAAGTTGAGTTCAAGCGTATCGATGAACTCTATAAGATAGGCGGAGCTTCCCGTTCCGAGTGGGATGCCGCCAAGATGAATTTGGATATTCGTAAAACTTCCTACAACAATCTGTTGGAGAATACTTCGCTGGTAAGCCCGATAAATGGAGTGGTAACGGCTCGCAATTATGACAGTGGCGACATGTATGGTGGCGGTACCCCCGTACTTGTAGTGGAACAGATTACTCCGGTGAAATTGTTTGTCAACGTATCCGAGAACTACTTTACACAGGTCAAGAAAGGAGAGAAAGTGAATGTACGACTGGATGTTTACGGCGATGAGGCTTTCGAAGGTACAATCAGTCTGATTTATCCCACCATCGACTCCAAGACTCGCACGTTCCCGGTAGAGATAAAACTGGCGAATCGTGAGCAGAGGGTACGTCCCGGAATGTTTGCACGTGTCACTCTTAATTTCGGGACAAAAGACAATGTGGTGGTACCCGATTTGGCCGTGGTGAAGCAGGCCGGTACCGGCGACCGTTATATTTATGTGTATAAAGACGGAAAAGTCTTTTATAACAAGGTGGAACTTGGACGCCGCATGGGGCAGGAGTACGAACTTATTTCGGGCATACCCAACCATTCGCAGGTGGTGGTGGCCGGACAGGCAAAGCTGGCCAATGGCGTGGAAGTGCAAGTGGATAAATAA
- a CDS encoding TolC family protein: MKMQKMKALLLIAILMCVGGYVRAQEATEVLTLNLDKALEIALSDNPTIKVAEEDIALKKVAYKEAWQSLLPEAGITGTLNHTITAAEINFGGQSFKMGQDNSNTATGALSISLPLFVPGVYRAMSLTKADIALAVEKSRASKLDLVNQVTKAYYQLMLAQDSYNVLQQSYKVAEENYEVVNAKFRQGRVSEFDKISAEVQMRSVKPNLISAANAVTLAGLQLKVLMGVTADVTLRIADSLTRYETDLFVTQLEPLDGGLEANSAMKQLELNRKMLDLNTKALYTNFLPKLSMSYSYQYQALNKNHWNLFGYGRWPHSSSIMFNLSMPLYKAGNFTKLKTNRIQKKQLEQSRIDTERKLSMQVTSYRNNMVASSEQVSSNKENVLQAKKTVEIAGKRYEVGKGTVLELNTSQVQLTQAELTYNQSIYDYLVAKADLDQVLGKDYIINVQK, from the coding sequence ATGAAGATGCAGAAAATGAAAGCGTTGCTGCTGATCGCAATACTCATGTGCGTAGGTGGTTATGTAAGGGCACAAGAGGCAACGGAAGTCCTGACTCTGAATCTCGACAAGGCACTGGAAATTGCGTTGAGTGATAATCCCACCATCAAAGTGGCTGAAGAAGATATAGCTTTGAAGAAAGTGGCTTATAAAGAGGCCTGGCAGAGTCTTTTGCCGGAGGCGGGGATTACGGGTACGTTGAACCATACCATCACGGCAGCCGAAATCAACTTTGGCGGTCAATCTTTTAAAATGGGACAAGATAACTCGAACACGGCGACGGGAGCATTGAGTATTAGTCTTCCTCTGTTTGTTCCCGGTGTCTATCGGGCCATGTCGTTGACAAAGGCCGACATTGCATTGGCGGTGGAGAAATCGCGGGCTTCCAAACTCGATTTGGTGAATCAGGTTACAAAAGCCTACTATCAGCTGATGCTGGCGCAAGACTCTTACAACGTGTTGCAGCAAAGTTATAAGGTAGCTGAAGAGAACTACGAGGTGGTTAATGCAAAGTTCCGGCAAGGCAGGGTTAGTGAGTTCGATAAGATCAGTGCCGAGGTGCAAATGCGCAGTGTGAAGCCCAATCTGATTTCAGCTGCTAATGCTGTTACGCTTGCCGGATTACAACTGAAAGTGCTGATGGGTGTCACGGCCGATGTAACACTCCGGATTGCCGATAGCCTGACCCGGTATGAAACAGATTTATTCGTAACTCAGTTGGAGCCGTTGGATGGCGGGTTGGAAGCCAATTCTGCCATGAAACAATTGGAACTGAACCGGAAGATGCTGGATTTGAACACTAAAGCTTTGTATACCAATTTCCTGCCTAAACTGAGTATGAGCTATTCATATCAATATCAGGCATTGAACAAAAATCATTGGAACCTCTTCGGTTACGGGCGTTGGCCGCATAGCTCTTCAATCATGTTCAATTTGAGCATGCCTCTCTATAAGGCCGGCAACTTCACAAAGCTGAAGACTAACCGTATACAGAAGAAACAATTGGAACAGAGTCGTATTGACACTGAACGAAAGCTAAGCATGCAAGTGACGAGCTATCGCAACAATATGGTTGCCAGTTCCGAACAAGTGTCCAGCAATAAGGAGAATGTGCTTCAGGCCAAAAAAACGGTCGAAATAGCCGGCAAGCGTTACGAAGTGGGTAAGGGCACCGTGCTTGAACTGAACACGTCGCAAGTGCAGCTTACGCAGGCCGAACTGACCTATAACCAATCTATTTATGACTATCTGGTGGCTAAGGCCGACCTCGATCAAGTTTTAGGAAAAGACTATATTATTAATGTACAAAAGTAA
- a CDS encoding urocanate hydratase, translating into MEITLSKTLPPYPSFVEGIRRAPDRGYTLTPAQTATALKNALRYIPKELHETLAPEFMEELRTRGRIYGYRYRPQGDLKAKPVDEYKGNCLEGKAFQVMIDNNLCFDIALYPYELVTYGETGQVCQNWMQYRLIKQYLEALTREQTLVIESGHPLGLFKSKPEAPRVIITNALMVGLYDTPKDWHTAMQMGVANYGQMTAGGWMYIGPQGIVHGTFNTLLNAGRLKLGIPQNGDLRGRLFVSSGLGGMSGAQPKAAEMAGAAAIIAEVDASRIETRHTQGWVGHVTDSLSEAFTLARRAMESHRPVSVAYHGNVVDLLEHAVREGFPVDLLSDQTSCHAAYEGGYCPAGLTFEQRTRLLHEHAERFRTLVDASLQRHFNAIEALVKRGTYFFDYGNSFLKAVYDAGVRRIARDGDDKNGFIFPSYVEDIMGPELFDYGYGPFRWVCLSGKHEDLVKTDRAAMECIDPNRRGQDLDNYNWIRDAEKNNLVVGTQARILYQDAEGRMKIALRFNEMVRRGEVGPIMLGRDHHDVSGTDSPFRETSNIKDGSNVMADMAVQCFAGNCARGMSLVALHNGGGVGIGKAINGGFGMVCDGSERVDEILRSAMLWDVMGGVARRSWARNPHAMETSQAFNRTHADGYHITMPYVADEEWIQSLVAALPPEERRERK; encoded by the coding sequence ATGGAGATAACCTTAAGTAAAACATTGCCTCCGTATCCCTCGTTTGTGGAGGGCATCAGGCGGGCGCCCGACCGTGGTTATACCCTTACGCCCGCGCAGACGGCCACGGCATTGAAGAACGCTTTGCGTTACATCCCCAAGGAACTGCACGAAACGCTTGCCCCGGAGTTCATGGAAGAACTTCGCACCCGCGGCCGCATCTACGGCTACCGCTACCGTCCGCAGGGCGACCTGAAGGCCAAGCCCGTCGACGAATACAAAGGCAACTGCTTGGAAGGCAAGGCCTTTCAGGTGATGATTGACAACAACCTCTGCTTCGACATTGCGCTCTATCCCTACGAACTGGTGACTTACGGCGAGACGGGGCAGGTGTGCCAGAACTGGATGCAATACCGCCTCATCAAGCAATACCTCGAAGCGCTGACGCGCGAGCAGACGCTGGTCATCGAGAGCGGCCACCCGCTGGGCCTGTTCAAGTCGAAGCCCGAAGCGCCACGCGTCATCATCACCAACGCCTTGATGGTGGGACTGTATGATACCCCCAAAGACTGGCATACGGCCATGCAGATGGGCGTTGCCAACTACGGCCAGATGACGGCCGGAGGCTGGATGTACATCGGGCCGCAAGGCATCGTGCACGGCACGTTCAACACCCTGCTGAACGCCGGGCGACTGAAACTCGGCATTCCCCAGAACGGCGACCTGCGGGGACGGCTCTTTGTCTCTTCCGGCTTGGGAGGCATGAGCGGCGCACAGCCCAAAGCCGCCGAGATGGCCGGGGCGGCGGCCATCATCGCCGAGGTAGATGCGTCGCGCATCGAAACCCGCCACACGCAAGGGTGGGTGGGACACGTCACCGATTCGCTGTCCGAGGCTTTCACGCTGGCACGGCGGGCCATGGAGAGCCACCGTCCCGTTTCCGTGGCCTATCATGGAAATGTGGTCGACTTGCTGGAACATGCCGTCCGCGAGGGATTTCCGGTAGATTTGCTTTCCGACCAGACGTCCTGTCATGCGGCTTACGAGGGCGGCTATTGTCCTGCCGGGCTGACGTTTGAACAGCGCACCCGCCTGCTGCACGAGCACGCGGAGCGATTCCGCACGTTGGTCGATGCTTCTCTGCAACGCCATTTCAACGCGATAGAGGCGCTGGTGAAGCGGGGCACGTACTTCTTCGATTACGGCAACTCCTTCCTGAAAGCCGTCTATGACGCCGGTGTGCGACGGATTGCACGCGACGGCGACGACAAAAACGGCTTCATCTTCCCCAGCTACGTGGAAGACATCATGGGCCCCGAACTCTTCGATTACGGCTACGGCCCCTTCCGGTGGGTGTGCCTCAGCGGAAAGCACGAGGACTTGGTGAAGACCGACCGTGCCGCCATGGAGTGCATCGACCCCAACCGGCGTGGGCAGGATTTGGACAACTACAACTGGATTCGCGACGCCGAGAAGAACAACCTCGTGGTCGGCACGCAGGCCCGCATCCTCTATCAGGATGCCGAAGGCCGCATGAAGATTGCCTTGCGTTTCAACGAGATGGTGCGTCGCGGCGAAGTGGGCCCCATCATGCTGGGACGCGACCATCACGACGTCAGCGGCACGGATTCCCCGTTCCGCGAAACGTCCAACATAAAGGACGGCAGCAACGTCATGGCTGATATGGCCGTGCAGTGCTTTGCCGGCAACTGTGCCCGCGGCATGAGTCTCGTGGCGTTGCACAACGGTGGCGGCGTAGGCATCGGGAAGGCCATCAACGGAGGATTCGGAATGGTGTGCGACGGTTCGGAACGAGTGGACGAGATCTTGCGTTCGGCCATGCTGTGGGACGTAATGGGCGGTGTGGCACGTCGCTCGTGGGCACGCAATCCGCATGCCATGGAGACGAGCCAAGCGTTTAACCGCACGCATGCCGACGGATATCACATCACCATGCCCTACGTGGCCGACGAGGAGTGGATACAAAGTCTTGTCGCCGCCCTTCCTCCGGAAGAGAGGCGCGAAAGAAAGTAG
- a CDS encoding TetR/AcrR family transcriptional regulator, which translates to MSKQAKNGVLRAELKDRITGVTMNSFMAHGIKSVTMDNIAASLGISKRTLYEVFPDKETLLEECIRKRLKEDDEFVNSILSTTDNVMEVILRLFLWNIEKYHAMNKNFFEDIKKYPKACQLIESCRHDDSEETIKFFKEGVRQGFFRSDINFSIAELLVRNQLDLLMNSDICYEYSFIAVYESIMFTFLRGISTEKGSKVLEDFICEYRKNLINNLNSDL; encoded by the coding sequence ATGAGCAAGCAAGCTAAAAATGGTGTATTGCGGGCAGAGCTGAAAGATCGTATCACCGGTGTGACCATGAATTCTTTCATGGCGCATGGCATTAAAAGTGTTACAATGGACAACATTGCTGCGTCCTTAGGTATTTCCAAGCGTACTCTCTATGAAGTGTTTCCTGATAAGGAGACACTGTTGGAAGAGTGTATCCGTAAAAGGCTGAAGGAGGACGACGAGTTTGTGAACAGTATTCTCTCCACTACCGACAATGTGATGGAAGTGATATTGCGTCTATTCCTTTGGAATATAGAGAAGTATCATGCTATGAACAAAAACTTCTTTGAGGACATTAAGAAATACCCCAAAGCTTGTCAACTGATAGAAAGTTGTCGACATGACGATTCGGAAGAGACAATCAAGTTTTTTAAAGAGGGCGTCCGCCAAGGTTTTTTTCGAAGTGATATTAATTTTTCCATTGCCGAGCTGTTGGTGCGCAATCAGCTCGATCTGCTGATGAACTCGGATATCTGCTACGAATATTCCTTTATAGCTGTTTACGAATCCATTATGTTTACTTTTTTGCGTGGCATCTCTACGGAGAAGGGCAGCAAAGTACTGGAAGATTTTATCTGTGAATATAGAAAGAACTTAATAAATAATTTAAATAGCGATTTATGA
- the hutH gene encoding histidine ammonia-lyase, whose protein sequence is MNNVYYVGSGELTFGLIERIINENLKLELAPEAKLRIQKCRDYLDKKIAESEEPLYGITTGFGSLCSKNISPDELGALQENLIKSHACSVGEEIRPVIIKLMMLLKAHALSLGHSGVQVITVQRILDFFNNDVMPIVYDRGSLGASGDLAPLANLFLPLIGVGDVYYKGKKREAISVLDEFGWEPVKLMSKEGLALLNGTQFMSANGVFAILRAFRLSRKADLIAALSLEAFDGRIDPFMDCIQQIRPHKGQIETGENFRKLLDGSELIARHKQHVQDPYSFRCIPQVHGATKDAIRYVSSVLLTEINSVTDNPTIFPDEDRIISGGNFHGQPLAISYDFLGIALAELGNISERRIAQLIMGLRGLPEFLVANPGLNSGFMIPQYAAASMVSQNKMYCYAASSDSIVSSNGQEDHVSMGANAATKLYRIMDNLEHVLAIELMNAAQGIDFRRPAKTSPLLERFLHEYRKEVPFVKDDIVMYKEIHKTVAFLNRTKFDY, encoded by the coding sequence ATGAACAACGTCTATTATGTAGGTTCCGGTGAGCTGACTTTCGGCCTCATCGAGCGCATCATCAATGAGAACCTGAAGTTGGAATTGGCTCCCGAAGCTAAGCTGAGGATACAGAAGTGCCGCGATTATTTGGATAAGAAGATTGCGGAGTCCGAAGAACCTTTGTATGGCATCACCACGGGTTTCGGCTCTTTGTGCAGCAAGAATATCTCACCGGATGAATTAGGCGCTTTGCAGGAAAACCTGATCAAGAGCCACGCTTGCAGTGTGGGCGAGGAGATACGTCCGGTCATCATCAAGCTGATGATGTTGCTCAAAGCGCACGCACTCTCTTTGGGACATAGCGGTGTGCAAGTCATCACCGTGCAGCGCATTCTCGATTTCTTCAACAACGACGTGATGCCCATTGTCTATGACCGGGGCTCGCTGGGCGCTTCCGGCGATCTTGCTCCGCTTGCCAACCTTTTTCTTCCCCTCATCGGCGTGGGCGATGTCTATTACAAAGGCAAGAAGCGTGAGGCCATCAGCGTGCTCGATGAATTCGGTTGGGAGCCGGTGAAGCTGATGAGTAAAGAAGGACTGGCCTTGCTCAACGGGACTCAGTTCATGAGTGCCAACGGTGTCTTTGCCATCCTGCGGGCTTTCCGTCTTTCAAGGAAAGCCGATTTGATTGCGGCACTCTCGCTCGAAGCTTTTGACGGGCGCATCGACCCGTTCATGGATTGCATCCAGCAGATTCGACCTCACAAGGGGCAGATAGAAACGGGCGAGAACTTCCGTAAGCTGTTGGACGGGAGCGAACTGATAGCCCGCCACAAGCAGCATGTGCAGGACCCGTACTCTTTCCGTTGCATCCCTCAGGTGCACGGAGCCACGAAAGATGCCATCCGTTACGTGTCGTCTGTGTTGCTGACAGAGATTAATTCCGTGACGGACAATCCAACCATCTTCCCCGATGAAGACCGTATCATCTCGGGTGGAAACTTCCACGGTCAGCCGCTTGCCATCTCGTATGACTTCCTCGGAATAGCCCTCGCCGAACTGGGAAACATCTCCGAACGTCGCATTGCCCAGCTCATCATGGGGCTGCGCGGACTGCCCGAGTTCTTGGTAGCCAATCCAGGTTTGAACTCCGGCTTCATGATACCTCAATATGCCGCTGCTTCCATGGTGAGCCAGAACAAGATGTACTGCTATGCTGCCAGCAGCGACTCCATTGTCTCCAGCAACGGTCAGGAAGACCATGTCAGTATGGGGGCCAACGCCGCAACAAAGCTTTACCGCATCATGGACAATCTGGAACACGTCCTTGCCATCGAGTTGATGAATGCCGCTCAAGGCATCGACTTCCGCAGGCCGGCCAAGACTTCACCGCTGCTGGAACGCTTCTTGCACGAATATCGCAAGGAGGTGCCCTTTGTCAAAGACGATATCGTGATGTATAAGGAAATTCATAAAACGGTGGCTTTCTTGAACAGAACAAAGTTCGATTATTGA